The following proteins are encoded in a genomic region of Natronorubrum halophilum:
- a CDS encoding GumC domain-containing protein → MRIARIEWIRHRRELDRSWPRRWLRLVAGLVGIALGAVAYSIGRDLASTGTETGAAEVTGLVVAAFVGVVLRSSALTHARFEQLHSDMLLTTVTAPTAALGLHLFVFARVAAVLAVPAIAVAVGVALGIGSPAAAITIIVAVAWASAFAVGIGVAGRLAVQLVGMRIARGRFYRDVLFVFGWTALVVTVILLGDRVVSVVALDAWDDLPSPAWLVDLAFLGAGDRIDVEARRALATFGVLSLAIPALVATGTVLARRVWERESASSTRTSGSHSFVGTGPLERMLEGRVSEPTLTVARGRLLVERRVPRGLLSTAYVLVFVVFVVLPVFSIVGVPLLLLFAFALGLAAGVGVGSEPVGVHYRTLPMLLTTVGGPQFVGGHVLAATAVGVPLVTVVVAPIGVASPASIVETTALVLFGVAVCVCTTAVVLAVELDVDRDELVPVPFFFTDTPVYAQMGRGSFLRLGGLFAGVTIVVSPAFVGNVSAVYKRVATVGVSVATVRIGFLGLAILVAAVVSAAAYRVTVRRYRTYRFS, encoded by the coding sequence GTGCGTATCGCGCGAATCGAGTGGATTCGCCACCGCCGCGAACTCGATCGATCGTGGCCTCGAAGGTGGCTCCGACTCGTCGCGGGACTCGTCGGGATCGCACTCGGTGCGGTCGCCTACTCGATCGGGCGCGACCTCGCGTCGACGGGAACGGAAACGGGCGCGGCCGAGGTGACGGGACTCGTCGTTGCTGCGTTCGTCGGCGTCGTCTTGCGAAGTTCGGCGCTGACGCACGCTCGATTCGAGCAACTGCACAGCGATATGCTCCTGACGACCGTCACGGCACCCACGGCGGCTCTGGGACTGCACCTGTTCGTGTTCGCTCGAGTCGCGGCCGTCCTCGCCGTGCCCGCGATCGCCGTCGCGGTCGGGGTTGCGCTCGGAATCGGATCGCCAGCAGCCGCGATCACGATCATCGTCGCAGTCGCGTGGGCGTCGGCGTTCGCCGTCGGGATCGGCGTTGCAGGCAGGCTCGCCGTCCAGCTCGTCGGCATGCGGATCGCTCGCGGTCGGTTCTACAGGGACGTGCTGTTCGTATTCGGCTGGACGGCGCTCGTCGTCACGGTGATCCTCCTCGGAGACCGCGTGGTGTCGGTCGTCGCGCTGGACGCGTGGGACGACCTCCCGTCGCCGGCGTGGCTCGTCGATCTCGCGTTTTTGGGTGCGGGGGATCGGATCGACGTCGAAGCCCGCCGCGCGCTGGCAACGTTCGGCGTCCTCTCGCTCGCGATACCGGCTCTCGTGGCCACCGGTACGGTCCTCGCCCGGCGAGTCTGGGAACGCGAGTCGGCCAGTTCGACCCGAACGTCCGGTTCACACTCTTTCGTCGGAACGGGTCCGCTAGAACGGATGCTCGAGGGTCGCGTCTCGGAGCCGACGCTCACCGTCGCTCGGGGACGATTGCTCGTCGAACGCCGCGTTCCACGGGGGCTGCTGTCTACGGCATACGTTCTCGTGTTCGTCGTGTTCGTCGTGCTTCCGGTGTTCAGCATCGTCGGCGTGCCGCTGTTGTTACTGTTCGCGTTCGCTCTCGGACTCGCGGCCGGCGTCGGCGTCGGTTCCGAACCGGTCGGCGTCCACTACCGAACCCTGCCGATGCTCCTGACGACGGTTGGCGGACCGCAGTTCGTGGGCGGTCACGTCTTGGCGGCGACCGCCGTCGGCGTTCCGCTCGTCACGGTCGTCGTCGCTCCGATCGGCGTCGCGAGCCCCGCCAGCATCGTGGAGACGACGGCGCTCGTGCTCTTCGGTGTTGCAGTCTGCGTCTGTACCACGGCGGTCGTTCTCGCTGTCGAGTTGGACGTCGACCGCGATGAACTCGTTCCCGTGCCGTTTTTCTTCACCGACACGCCGGTGTACGCGCAGATGGGTCGAGGGTCGTTTCTCCGACTGGGTGGGCTCTTCGCGGGCGTGACGATCGTCGTCTCCCCGGCGTTCGTGGGGAACGTTTCGGCGGTGTACAAGCGCGTCGCGACGGTCGGAGTGTCGGTCGCGACCGTCCGAATCGGCTTCCTCGGCCTCGCGATACTCGTCGCCGCCGTCGTTTCGGCGGCGGCATATCGGGTCACTGTCCGGCGGTATCGGACGTATCGATTCAGTTAA
- the mutL gene encoding DNA mismatch repair endonuclease MutL, which yields MTDTHPSQDTDIRQLDEDTVARIAAGEVVERPASAVKELLENSLDADAETVDIAIEEGGTELIRVADDGDGMSESDVRAAVRQHTTSKIQGLEDLESGVATLGFRGEALHTIGSVSRLTIESRPRDAATDGAGTKLVYEGGEVTTVEPTGCPAGTIVEVDDLFYNTPARRKFLKTTATEFAHVNRIVTRYALANPDVAVSLTHDGREVFATTGQDDLQAAVLAVYGREVAAAMIPVDVGADDLPPGPLESVSGLVSHPETNRSSREYLATYVNGRAVTADAIREGIMGAYGTQLGGDRYPFVTLFLEAPGDAVDVNVHPRKREVRFDDDDAVRRQVDAAAESALLEHGLLRSRAPRGRSAPDEARLEPGTARVTGHESAEDSASSDDDEPSSTTDETAAEGTTADSRGRADSVRSPSNPRNRGDDSSDEATGSGSPDPQSPAGAGTGGLAEPDSPSAADSGTGTPSEPNANASSDSSVSVSPDSIPGTATDSGTSASADSSHDREPERKFDAATEQRTLAGETATGDGTEFDSLPPLRVLGQYTDTYLVCEAPDGLVLIDQHAADERVNYERLTEAFADDPAAQALASPVELELTAAEAAAFESYREALSRLGFYADRTGDRTVSVTTVPAVLEKTLEPERLRDVLASFVDGDRESGAETVDALADEFLGDLACYPSITGNTSLTEGTVVDLLAALDDCENPYACPHGRPVIVRFDETEIEDRFERDYPGHHG from the coding sequence ATGACCGACACCCACCCATCACAGGACACCGACATCCGCCAGCTAGACGAGGATACCGTCGCCCGAATCGCCGCCGGCGAGGTCGTCGAACGCCCCGCCAGCGCGGTCAAAGAACTCCTCGAGAACAGCCTCGACGCCGACGCCGAAACCGTCGACATCGCCATCGAGGAGGGCGGCACCGAACTGATCCGGGTCGCGGACGACGGCGACGGCATGTCCGAGTCTGACGTCCGTGCTGCCGTTCGCCAGCACACGACGAGCAAGATTCAGGGTCTCGAGGATCTGGAGTCCGGCGTCGCGACGCTCGGCTTCCGGGGTGAGGCGCTGCACACCATCGGCTCGGTCTCGCGGCTGACGATCGAGTCGCGCCCGCGAGACGCTGCTACCGACGGTGCGGGGACGAAACTCGTCTACGAGGGCGGCGAGGTGACGACCGTCGAGCCCACGGGCTGTCCCGCGGGGACGATCGTCGAGGTCGACGACCTCTTTTACAACACGCCGGCGCGACGCAAATTCCTCAAGACGACGGCGACGGAGTTCGCCCACGTCAACCGCATCGTGACGCGCTACGCGCTCGCGAACCCGGACGTCGCCGTCTCGCTTACCCACGACGGCCGCGAGGTGTTCGCGACGACGGGACAGGATGATCTACAGGCCGCCGTCCTCGCCGTGTACGGCCGGGAGGTCGCCGCCGCGATGATTCCCGTCGACGTCGGTGCGGACGACCTCCCGCCCGGTCCCCTCGAGAGCGTCTCCGGACTCGTCTCCCACCCCGAAACCAACCGCTCGAGTCGGGAGTACCTCGCCACCTACGTGAACGGCCGCGCGGTGACGGCTGACGCCATCCGCGAGGGAATCATGGGGGCCTACGGCACCCAGCTCGGCGGCGACCGCTACCCCTTCGTCACCCTCTTTCTCGAAGCGCCAGGCGACGCCGTCGACGTGAACGTCCACCCCCGAAAACGGGAGGTGCGCTTCGACGACGACGACGCCGTCCGCCGGCAGGTCGACGCCGCCGCGGAGTCCGCGCTGCTCGAGCACGGACTCCTCCGCTCGCGGGCCCCCCGCGGTCGGTCGGCTCCCGACGAGGCGCGTCTCGAGCCCGGAACCGCTCGAGTCACGGGACACGAGTCCGCCGAGGATAGCGCGTCATCTGACGACGATGAGCCGTCGTCGACGACCGATGAAACGGCTGCGGAGGGGACGACCGCGGACTCTCGGGGAAGAGCCGACTCGGTACGCTCCCCCTCGAACCCGCGGAACCGCGGCGATGACTCGAGCGACGAGGCGACGGGAAGCGGATCGCCGGATCCTCAGTCGCCAGCCGGCGCTGGAACCGGCGGGCTGGCGGAACCTGACTCTCCCTCCGCAGCCGATTCGGGAACCGGCACACCGTCGGAGCCGAACGCCAACGCGTCATCGGACTCGAGTGTCAGCGTTTCGCCCGACTCGATCCCTGGGACGGCGACGGACTCGGGTACCAGTGCCTCGGCTGACTCGAGCCACGACCGCGAACCTGAACGCAAGTTCGACGCCGCAACCGAACAGCGGACGCTCGCGGGCGAGACCGCAACGGGAGACGGCACCGAGTTCGACTCGCTGCCGCCGTTACGCGTGCTCGGCCAGTACACGGATACCTACCTCGTCTGTGAGGCACCCGACGGGCTCGTTCTGATCGACCAGCACGCCGCCGACGAACGGGTGAACTACGAACGCCTCACGGAAGCGTTCGCGGACGATCCCGCCGCCCAGGCGCTGGCCTCGCCCGTCGAACTCGAGCTGACGGCCGCCGAGGCGGCGGCCTTCGAGAGCTACCGCGAGGCGCTCTCGAGGCTCGGCTTCTACGCCGACCGAACCGGCGACCGGACGGTCTCCGTGACGACCGTCCCGGCGGTGTTGGAGAAGACGCTCGAGCCCGAACGCCTGCGCGACGTTCTCGCCTCGTTCGTCGACGGCGACCGGGAGTCGGGTGCCGAGACGGTCGACGCGCTGGCCGACGAGTTCCTCGGCGATCTGGCGTGTTATCCGTCGATTACGGGGAACACGTCGCTGACGGAGGGAACGGTGGTCGACCTGCTCGCCGCACTGGACGACTGCGAAAATCCCTACGCCTGCCCGCACGGCCGACCAGTGATCGTTCGCTTCGACGAGACCGAGATCGAGGACCGGTTCGAACGCGACTATCCCGGCCACCACGGCTGA
- a CDS encoding SDR family NAD(P)-dependent oxidoreductase — protein MHEPDFDVSDKTAIVTGASQGIGQAIAETLAASGANVAICSRSMDRVGPVADGIDGAEDAGDALAVECNVREREQVQNLVDETVAEFGDIDILVNNAGGEFVANFEDISANGWETIVDLNLTSTVHCTQLAGEVMREGDGGVIINLSSVNGQHAAPGESHYGASKAAIIRLTETLAVEWADDGIRVNCIAPGLVQTPGVAETLGIDSEAMPPREKTDRRIGHAEEIADVAQFLSSPAASFMNGETVTVKGVPRAGNSLSQDLGLE, from the coding sequence ATGCACGAACCGGATTTCGACGTTTCGGACAAAACGGCGATCGTCACCGGCGCGAGCCAGGGAATCGGGCAGGCGATCGCGGAGACGCTCGCCGCGAGCGGCGCGAACGTCGCGATCTGTTCGCGGTCGATGGACCGCGTCGGGCCGGTCGCCGACGGGATCGACGGGGCCGAAGACGCGGGCGACGCGCTCGCCGTCGAATGCAACGTTCGCGAGCGCGAGCAGGTCCAGAACCTCGTCGACGAAACCGTCGCGGAGTTCGGCGATATCGACATTCTGGTCAACAACGCCGGCGGCGAGTTCGTCGCGAACTTCGAGGACATCTCGGCCAACGGCTGGGAAACCATCGTCGACCTCAACCTCACCAGTACGGTCCACTGCACCCAACTCGCCGGCGAGGTCATGCGCGAGGGCGACGGCGGCGTCATCATCAACCTCTCTTCGGTCAACGGCCAACACGCCGCGCCCGGCGAGAGCCACTACGGCGCGTCGAAGGCGGCGATCATCCGCCTCACCGAGACGCTCGCCGTCGAGTGGGCCGACGACGGCATCCGCGTCAACTGTATCGCCCCCGGCCTCGTCCAGACGCCCGGCGTCGCCGAGACGCTCGGCATCGACAGCGAGGCCATGCCGCCCCGCGAGAAGACCGACCGCCGCATCGGACACGCAGAAGAGATCGCCGACGTCGCCCAGTTCCTCTCGAGTCCCGCCGCCTCGTTCATGAACGGCGAGACGGTGACCGTCAAGGGCGTTCCGCGCGCCGGAAACTCGCTGTCGCAGGATCTGGGGCTCGAGTAA
- a CDS encoding universal stress protein yields the protein MTRILVPLAILEGESISPGLTTLLGPVDVTVLGYHVLPEQTPPDQARVQYEERATDALEDLVATLRVGGGRADHRLVFTHDREQTIDRIADETAADAYAIPGASGQVDRLLVALTGDVAVDRIRSFVGELIGNHGIGVTLFLATDDEVGGRALLEAAASGLSARGIDVTTELVVDAPPFEALLEAAATHDAIVVGERAPSLRSFLFGEETERLAVESVAPVLVVRNIDETSTADDS from the coding sequence ATGACTCGAATACTCGTTCCGCTGGCGATCCTCGAGGGCGAATCGATCTCCCCCGGATTGACGACGCTGTTGGGTCCGGTCGACGTGACCGTACTCGGCTACCACGTTCTGCCCGAACAGACGCCGCCCGATCAGGCGCGAGTGCAGTACGAGGAGCGAGCGACCGACGCCCTCGAGGACCTCGTCGCGACGCTTCGGGTCGGCGGCGGCCGCGCCGATCACCGACTCGTCTTCACTCACGACCGAGAGCAGACGATCGACCGAATCGCCGACGAAACGGCGGCGGACGCCTACGCGATTCCGGGTGCGAGCGGGCAGGTCGATCGTCTCCTCGTGGCGCTGACGGGCGACGTTGCCGTCGATCGAATCCGCTCGTTCGTCGGCGAACTGATCGGCAACCACGGTATCGGCGTCACGCTCTTTCTTGCGACCGACGACGAGGTTGGCGGCCGGGCGTTGCTCGAGGCGGCCGCCAGCGGGCTCTCGGCGCGCGGGATCGACGTGACAACCGAACTCGTCGTCGACGCGCCGCCGTTCGAGGCGCTCCTCGAGGCTGCGGCCACCCACGATGCGATCGTCGTGGGCGAGCGGGCTCCCTCGCTTCGGTCGTTCCTCTTCGGCGAGGAAACCGAACGGCTCGCCGTCGAGTCGGTCGCACCGGTGCTCGTCGTTCGAAACATTGACGAGACGTCCACCGCGGACGATTCGTGA
- the rtcA gene encoding RNA 3'-terminal phosphate cyclase, protein MVTAHELDGANAGGQYLRSALTLSVLENEPVRIENVRGNRSTPGLRHQHLAVLETMADLCDADVEGAELGSETIEFDPSLESSEGAIGWSGQGRGRLAGGRYEVDIGTAGSVTLLFDALLPLASVLESRLSVTVTGGTDVAWSPPLEYVRRVKLPLLRRFGLAATCAVDRRGFYPDGGGRATLHLAPSEPESIDLVERGPLHGVRLYSTESASLADSDVAFRQVEGALERLALERAEIGSESGTVLEVIERCETTAASPSPGSAIVLRLDHGTGVAGFSALGERGKPAERVGEEAADAANHFLERGGEDDRSPPVDRHMADQLLVFLALAGGRVRVPAVTDHVVASRALLAEFGAKIALETEDGADSDHEAVGNDREKEGSDEREGSDVPAIVSVESTVEAARPD, encoded by the coding sequence ATGGTTACCGCGCACGAACTCGACGGCGCGAACGCGGGCGGACAGTACCTCCGGAGCGCGCTCACCCTGTCGGTACTGGAGAACGAACCCGTCCGCATCGAGAACGTCCGCGGGAATCGTTCCACACCCGGCCTTCGACACCAGCACCTCGCGGTGCTCGAGACGATGGCCGACCTCTGCGACGCCGATGTCGAGGGGGCCGAACTCGGATCCGAGACGATCGAGTTCGATCCCTCCCTCGAGTCCAGCGAGGGGGCGATCGGCTGGAGCGGTCAGGGACGTGGCCGCCTCGCCGGCGGGAGGTACGAGGTCGATATCGGAACCGCCGGCAGCGTGACGCTGCTGTTCGACGCGCTCTTGCCGCTCGCGTCGGTGCTCGAGTCCCGGCTCTCGGTGACGGTTACCGGCGGAACGGACGTCGCCTGGTCGCCGCCGCTCGAGTACGTTCGCCGCGTCAAACTCCCGCTGCTCCGCCGGTTCGGACTGGCGGCGACCTGTGCGGTCGACCGCCGCGGATTCTACCCCGACGGGGGCGGCCGTGCGACGCTGCACCTCGCCCCCTCGGAACCCGAGTCGATCGACCTCGTAGAGCGCGGTCCGCTCCACGGCGTCCGACTCTACTCGACGGAGTCCGCCTCGCTCGCGGACAGCGACGTGGCGTTTCGGCAGGTCGAGGGCGCGCTCGAACGGCTGGCGCTCGAGCGCGCCGAAATCGGAAGCGAATCTGGGACGGTGCTCGAGGTTATCGAGCGCTGCGAGACGACTGCGGCGAGTCCGTCCCCCGGCTCGGCGATCGTCCTCCGACTCGATCACGGGACGGGAGTCGCGGGCTTTTCCGCCCTCGGCGAGCGAGGCAAGCCGGCCGAGCGCGTCGGCGAGGAGGCCGCCGATGCGGCGAACCACTTTCTCGAGCGGGGTGGTGAAGACGACCGATCACCGCCGGTCGATCGACACATGGCGGATCAGCTACTCGTCTTTCTCGCGCTCGCCGGCGGACGCGTTCGGGTACCCGCCGTCACGGACCACGTCGTGGCGAGCCGTGCGTTGCTCGCCGAGTTCGGTGCGAAGATCGCTCTCGAGACCGAGGACGGGGCCGACAGCGATCACGAGGCCGTGGGTAACGATCGGGAGAAGGAGGGGAGCGACGAACGCGAAGGCTCGGACGTACCCGCGATCGTCTCGGTCGAGTCGACGGTCGAAGCCGCTCGTCCCGACTGA
- a CDS encoding universal stress protein, whose protein sequence is MVSPRDHRVLIPIDVLEGESVPSTVVDAFASIPVVLLGYREIPDQTAPEQARDQYGDRVRAELEELRTVFEEDGCDVTTRLAFTHNRLQTFERVAVDESCDAVLLLNPAPVLETVLVALRSEVNVDYIAQLLRTVLDGTDLEVMLFHVAADESRREAGAELLETARTALVNEGVAGDRIDSRVVVDGSPTDAILEAAIDHDMLVVGESRPSVRRYVFRDRAERLAKRTVDPVLVIRGEYLEAATDESS, encoded by the coding sequence ATGGTTTCGCCCCGCGATCATCGCGTATTGATTCCGATCGACGTACTCGAGGGAGAGTCCGTTCCGTCGACGGTCGTCGACGCCTTCGCATCGATCCCGGTCGTTCTGCTCGGCTACCGCGAGATACCCGACCAGACCGCCCCGGAGCAGGCGCGCGATCAGTACGGCGACCGCGTGCGAGCCGAACTCGAGGAGCTTCGAACGGTGTTCGAAGAGGACGGCTGTGACGTGACGACGCGACTCGCCTTCACCCACAATCGGCTGCAGACGTTCGAACGCGTCGCCGTAGACGAATCGTGTGACGCCGTCCTGTTGCTCAATCCGGCACCCGTCCTCGAGACCGTCCTCGTCGCGCTCCGGAGCGAAGTCAACGTGGACTACATCGCCCAGCTACTCCGGACGGTTCTCGACGGAACGGACCTTGAGGTGATGCTCTTCCACGTCGCCGCGGACGAATCTCGTCGGGAGGCGGGCGCGGAACTGCTCGAGACGGCACGCACCGCGCTGGTCAACGAAGGGGTCGCCGGCGATCGGATCGATAGCAGAGTCGTCGTCGACGGCTCGCCCACGGACGCCATTCTCGAGGCCGCGATCGACCACGACATGCTGGTCGTCGGCGAGAGTCGCCCGTCGGTCCGTCGCTACGTGTTCCGGGATCGCGCCGAGCGGCTGGCCAAACGGACGGTCGATCCGGTCCTCGTGATTCGTGGCGAATATCTCGAGGCGGCGACCGACGAATCCTCGTAG
- a CDS encoding dihydrodipicolinate synthase family protein: protein MTLHQELQGITCPLVTPFDPDSGDVDDDAFATLLGHLLEGGIDAVFPCGTTGEFASLSREEHARVVELAVEHVSGRVPVLAGAAATSVHDAVAHTETAAETGADAAVITPPYFHAANAPEGNQRFVERVADRSPLPLLLYNIPVCTGGRLEPETLAAVAAHDNVIGLKDSSGDLEYFLSVMRRTPDDFLTLQGYDALLLPALRMGADGGVNALSNAAPERYAELYDTADGDRGETVQDAIVPLFESCANDGFAPATKAALEYRDVIPSDAVRPPLVEVGEDGRESIASGVDGLLESSR from the coding sequence ATGACGCTCCACCAGGAACTCCAGGGAATCACCTGTCCGCTCGTCACCCCCTTCGACCCCGACTCGGGTGACGTCGACGACGACGCATTCGCGACGCTCCTCGGCCACCTCCTCGAGGGCGGCATCGACGCGGTCTTTCCCTGCGGAACGACGGGCGAGTTCGCCAGCCTCTCGCGCGAGGAGCACGCCCGCGTCGTCGAACTCGCGGTCGAACACGTCAGCGGTCGCGTCCCCGTCCTCGCGGGCGCGGCGGCGACGAGCGTCCACGACGCGGTTGCCCACACGGAAACGGCGGCCGAAACCGGTGCTGACGCCGCGGTCATCACGCCGCCGTACTTCCACGCGGCCAACGCCCCCGAAGGCAACCAGCGCTTCGTCGAACGGGTCGCCGACCGGTCGCCGCTGCCCCTCCTCCTCTACAACATCCCGGTCTGTACCGGCGGGCGACTCGAGCCCGAAACCCTCGCGGCCGTCGCCGCCCACGACAACGTGATCGGGCTGAAGGACTCGAGCGGCGACCTCGAGTACTTCCTGTCGGTCATGCGACGGACGCCCGACGACTTCCTCACGTTGCAGGGGTACGACGCGTTGCTCCTGCCGGCGCTCCGGATGGGTGCCGACGGCGGCGTGAACGCGCTGTCGAACGCCGCTCCCGAGCGGTACGCCGAACTGTACGACACTGCCGACGGCGACCGCGGCGAGACCGTACAGGACGCCATCGTCCCGCTGTTCGAATCCTGCGCGAACGACGGCTTTGCACCGGCGACGAAGGCCGCCCTCGAGTATCGCGACGTGATCCCCTCGGACGCCGTCCGACCGCCGCTCGTCGAGGTCGGCGAGGACGGCCGGGAATCGATCGCGTCCGGCGTAGACGGCTTGCTCGAGTCCTCACGTTAA
- the mutS gene encoding DNA mismatch repair protein MutS has translation MTEATGIVGEFFSLKEGTDADVLAMQCGDFYEFFGEDAELVSDELDLKVSQKSSHGSSYPMAGVPLTELTPYLKALVERGYRVAVADQYETDSGHAREIVRVVTPGTLLETTDADAQYLAAVVDGGESDAYGLAFADVTTGRFLVAEADDADDALTELYRFDPVEVLPGPAARSDDDLLNLIRKRSDAALTIHETEAFAPKRAAHTVREQFGEETVGRLSVGEPAISAAGAILAYVEETGTGVLASMTRIQAHHGDDHVTLDATTQRNLELTETMQGDADGSLFETIDHTETSAGGRLLKEWLQRPRRSLEVLERRQESVAALSAAALARDRIQDTLDDAYDLARLASKATHGSADARDLQSVQETLAILPALADVVASNPDLTDSPLSSIVDRPDRDAARALRESLEDAIAADPPSTVRQGELLQRGYDDELDEVIERHDEVKRWLETLADREKQQYGLSHVTVDRNKTDGYYVQVGKSAADGVPDHYEEIKTLKNSKRFTTDELEGKEREILRLEERRGELEYELFEELRETVAARAELLQDVGRTLATVDALSSLATHAAENRWVQPALHRGDGLVLEQGRHPVVEQTTEFVPNDVRLEEDREFLVVTGPNMSGKSTYMRQVACIVLLAQIGSFVPAKEAEIGLVDGIFTRVGALDELAQGRSTFMVEMSELSHILHTATDESLVILDEVGRGTATYDGISIAWAATEYLHNEVQAKTLFATHYHELTGLAEKLPRVANVHIAVAGDPESSSSGASSRSADGRDGDVTFLRTVRDGPTDRSYGVHVADLAGVPDPVVDRSRDVLERLREEKAIEAKGGSSSDPVQAVFDVSSGQFRGSADPDDEEPESTDQDESLDPETKAVLEALEGIDVNTTPPIELVSEIQELQRRLEDAE, from the coding sequence ATGACAGAGGCGACGGGTATCGTCGGGGAGTTCTTCTCGCTCAAGGAGGGCACCGACGCCGACGTGCTGGCGATGCAGTGTGGCGACTTCTACGAGTTTTTCGGCGAGGACGCCGAGTTGGTCAGCGACGAACTCGATCTCAAGGTTTCCCAGAAGTCCTCCCACGGCTCGTCGTACCCCATGGCCGGCGTCCCGCTCACCGAACTCACACCCTATCTCAAGGCGCTGGTCGAGCGCGGCTACCGCGTCGCCGTCGCCGACCAGTACGAAACCGACTCGGGTCACGCTCGCGAGATCGTGCGCGTCGTGACGCCCGGCACGCTGCTCGAGACGACCGACGCGGACGCGCAGTATCTCGCGGCGGTGGTAGACGGTGGCGAGAGCGACGCGTACGGCCTCGCGTTCGCCGACGTGACGACCGGTCGGTTCCTCGTCGCGGAAGCCGATGATGCGGACGACGCGCTGACGGAACTGTACCGGTTCGATCCCGTCGAGGTGTTGCCCGGTCCGGCGGCGCGAAGCGACGACGACCTGTTGAACCTGATCCGCAAACGGAGCGACGCGGCGCTCACGATTCACGAGACGGAGGCGTTCGCGCCGAAACGAGCCGCACACACGGTCCGCGAGCAGTTCGGCGAGGAGACCGTCGGGCGGCTGTCGGTCGGCGAGCCCGCCATCTCGGCCGCCGGCGCGATCCTCGCCTACGTCGAGGAGACCGGCACCGGCGTGCTCGCCTCGATGACTCGCATTCAGGCCCACCACGGCGACGATCACGTCACCCTCGACGCGACCACGCAGCGAAACCTCGAACTCACCGAGACGATGCAGGGCGACGCCGACGGCTCGCTGTTCGAGACGATCGACCACACCGAGACGAGCGCCGGCGGCCGCCTGTTGAAGGAGTGGCTCCAGCGCCCGCGACGATCGCTCGAGGTGCTCGAGCGGCGTCAGGAGAGCGTCGCCGCACTCTCGGCGGCGGCGCTGGCGCGCGACCGGATACAGGACACCCTCGACGACGCCTACGATCTGGCGCGACTGGCGTCGAAGGCGACCCACGGCAGCGCCGACGCTCGAGACCTCCAATCCGTCCAGGAGACGCTGGCGATTCTCCCCGCGCTGGCCGACGTCGTCGCGTCGAACCCGGACCTGACCGACTCCCCCCTGTCGTCGATCGTCGACCGACCGGACCGGGACGCCGCCCGAGCGCTGCGGGAGTCCCTCGAGGACGCCATCGCCGCCGATCCGCCGTCGACGGTGCGACAGGGCGAACTCCTCCAGCGGGGGTACGACGACGAGTTGGACGAGGTGATCGAGCGCCACGACGAGGTCAAGCGGTGGCTCGAGACGCTCGCGGACCGGGAGAAACAGCAGTACGGCCTCTCACACGTCACGGTCGACCGGAACAAGACCGACGGCTACTACGTCCAGGTCGGCAAATCGGCTGCGGACGGCGTCCCCGATCACTACGAGGAGATCAAGACCCTCAAGAACTCGAAGCGGTTCACGACCGACGAACTCGAGGGGAAAGAGCGCGAGATCCTCCGTCTCGAGGAGCGACGCGGCGAACTCGAGTACGAACTCTTCGAGGAGCTTCGGGAGACCGTCGCCGCCCGCGCCGAACTGCTTCAGGACGTCGGCCGGACGCTGGCGACCGTCGACGCGCTCTCGAGTCTGGCGACGCACGCCGCGGAGAACCGGTGGGTCCAGCCGGCGTTGCATCGAGGCGACGGCCTCGTCCTCGAGCAGGGACGCCACCCGGTCGTCGAGCAGACGACGGAGTTCGTGCCGAACGACGTGCGGCTGGAGGAGGACCGCGAGTTTCTGGTCGTCACCGGTCCGAACATGTCCGGAAAATCGACGTACATGCGTCAGGTCGCCTGTATCGTCCTGCTCGCACAGATCGGCAGTTTCGTCCCGGCGAAAGAGGCCGAGATCGGGCTGGTCGACGGCATCTTCACCCGCGTCGGCGCGCTCGACGAACTCGCACAGGGCCGTTCGACCTTCATGGTCGAGATGAGCGAACTTTCGCACATCCTCCACACCGCGACCGACGAGTCGCTGGTCATTCTGGACGAGGTGGGGCGGGGAACCGCGACGTACGACGGGATCTCGATCGCCTGGGCCGCAACGGAGTATCTGCACAACGAAGTGCAGGCCAAGACCCTGTTCGCCACCCACTACCACGAGTTGACCGGTCTCGCCGAGAAGCTCCCCCGCGTCGCGAACGTCCACATCGCGGTCGCCGGCGACCCGGAGTCGTCGTCCAGCGGGGCGTCGTCCCGCTCGGCGGACGGACGCGATGGCGACGTCACCTTCCTTCGCACGGTTCGAGACGGGCCGACCGACCGCTCCTACGGGGTTCACGTCGCCGACCTCGCGGGGGTTCCGGACCCCGTCGTCGACCGCTCGAGGGACGTCCTCGAGCGCTTGCGCGAGGAGAAAGCCATCGAGGCCAAAGGCGGGAGTTCGAGCGACCCGGTTCAGGCGGTGTTCGACGTCTCGAGCGGTCAGTTCCGCGGGTCGGCCGATCCCGACGACGAGGAGCCGGAATCGACCGACCAGGACGAGTCGCTCGATCCCGAGACGAAAGCCGTACTCGAGGCCCTCGAAGGGATCGACGTGAACACGACGCCGCCGATCGAACTGGTCTCGGAGATCCAGGAGCTACAGCGGCGACTCGAGGACGCGGAGTGA